The Microcystis panniformis FACHB-1757 region GGGGTCAAATCTCGATCGCTGCCAAGGCAGCACGATCTGCACAGGTAAGCGTCCGGTTATCCCGGACTATCCCCGAAAATAGACTTATTTTTGCTAAACTATTGACAATTACGGCTTTTTATGTTATAGTCTCTGGTCTGTTTTTTGTCACTACCCGTTTGCTCCTCATCCCTGCGGGGACGGGTGTAATTATTGCCTTGCTCTTGACCGGTTTCTTAGGCGGACTCATCCTTTTTATCGCCCCGAATCTAATTGATTGGACACAAAAACGTCTTTATCGAGTGCGTTGGGTGTCCTTAGCGGAAATTAAACGGGATAGCCCCGAATCGGCGGCGGTAATTGGGCGTGTATGCCGAGAAAAAGGGTTAAAACCGCCAAAACTAGGCATTATCGAAGACGGACAGCCCCTCGCTTTTACCTATGGCTCTCGACGGGGTAATGCTCGCTTAGTAGTTAGCAGAGGTTTATTTACCTATCTCGACGATGAGGAAGTAGCGACGGTATATGCTCATGAATTAGGGCATATTTGGCAGGGAGACTTTGCCCTGATGACTATCTGTGCTAGTTTCGCTCATTTAAGCTGTTATCTCGATTCTTTTGCCCAAAATCAAGATAATAATTTTCAAGACACAGTTTTTCTAGGCCTTCTCTCATCAATTATCACCATTTTTAGGCAAATTATTGTTTTTTGCAGTCTTTATCTGTCTCGTACTAGAGAATACTTCGCCGATCATTTTGCTGCCCAAGTTACTGGTAATCCCAATGCTTTGGCCCGTGCTTTAGTAAAAATTGCCTTTGGTTTAGTCCAAGAAAATGCCCAGTCCAGTCCCCTGTCATTAAGTATAAATGTATTAAATATTGCCCAGGAGCAGGATGCGATCATTGCCGGTAACGTTTATGGTATCGCATTGGAGTCTCGCCGGATCGGACAGAGTTTTCTCTGGGATATATATAATCCTTGGGCAAAATGGTTAGAGTTGCAATCTAATCATCCCCTGACTGGTAAAAGGATTGGCGCTTTAGCCAACTATGCCGGACAGATGGATTTAGATATAGAATTTAGTCTGGGGGAAATATTAGGGCAAGAAATAGAATTAGATCGCAAGAAACTCTATCAAAACTTTTTTCTGCGACTATGTTTATATTATGGTTGGGGACTAGGCTTTATTATTGGGGTTGTCATCGCTGGGTTTCTTGGTCTGAAATTTAGCTCTTGGGCTGCATTGGGGCTAATTTTAGTCGCTGGGGGTTTGGGTATAATTATCAATCGATTAGCTAGTTATCCTCGTCTCAAAAATGCTAGTTTCAGCGATATTTTTTCTTTAACCGATAATCCTTACAGTCATCCCCTCCCAGCTATCCCCGTCCGACTCCGCGGTGAGTTAATTGCTCAAGGAAAGAATTTCTTTCTTAAAGATAGCACTGGCATAATTCCCCTCGCTCCTAACTATCGTTTTGGTTTTTGGCATAAAATCAGGACTACTAACCCCCCCATGGCAGCAATAAATAATACATCAGTACAGATTCTCGGTTGGTTTCGTCGCGATTTATCTCCTCGTCTCGAATGGAGTCAAATAACTCACTCTGGCGGAAATATTCGGGGTTATCCCCGTTTTTGGTCTTTGGTTAGCGGTTTTTGCTTATTAGTCTCCGGTTTAATTATCGCAGTCACATTTTAAGAATGGGAAAAACTGCCACTTCATCCCTTTTCTAGTTTTAGGTACTTGCTGGAATAGTAGCCAATTTTTGAGCGCCAATCCCTAAAATCCTCCAGTCTCACACCCCGAAAACTATTGATAAGTAGGGAGGCAAAATTATTTGTAGGATGGGTTAGCGGTAGCGTAACCCATGCAGGCGTTGGGTTTCATGCTTCAACCCAACCTACGTTCATCTTATATTTAATTCCACCCACCCACTTAACTTTAGGAGTTTAGCAAATGTCCAACGAAACCGTTACCTATTCCCTAGAAGCTGTCCTAACCAGAATTGAGAGTAAAATCGACAAAATCGATGAACGTCTCACAAAATTAGAAATCGGACAGGCCGAACTCAAGGCCGAGTTAAAAGGCGATATTAAAGTATTAGACGAGAAAATCGAGGGATTAACGGCACGGGTTGGTTATCAGGAATTTACCAACCGGGGGATTCTGATAGCTTTGGTGGTTGGTGGTTGGTGGTTGCTGTCTTGGGAGGTGCTGCTAAACTTTTTGGTTTTTTCCCCAATCCCTAGAACTGGCTCCTAGAAATGGTTACTTCCCTTATGATCATAATAAATAGCTGCTCGAAAAACTCAAAAATCTATAGGAGTTTAGCAAATGTCTAACGAAACCGTCACCTATTCCCTAGAATCGATCCTTAAGGAAATTAAAGACAGCATCAAGGATGTCAACCAGAAAATCGATACCTTGCAAAAAGAAGTCAATCAGAAAATTGATACTTTACAAAAAGATGTCACCGAGATAAAAATAGCGCAAGCAGAAATCAAAAGCGAAGTTAAAGACTTAAAAGAACAGGTTAGAGACATGAAAGGCACTCAAAAAAATCAAATTTGGGCATTAATTACCCTCTTGGGTGGTTCTTTAATTACCGTCAGTTTGCGCTCGCTATTTACCAATAATCCCTAAAATTCCCAATTTTATCTTAGCCAAGTCTCCCACTTTCAAAACTATTGATAACCCTAGTAGTCCAGCAAATGTCCAACGAAACTGTCACCTATTCCCTAGAATCGATCCTTAAGGAAATTAAAGACAGCATCAAGGAAGTCAATCAGAAAATGGACACCTTGCAAAAAGATGTCAATCAGAAAATGGACACCTTGCAAAAAGATGTCAATCAGAAAATCGATACCTTGCAAGAAGATGTGAATGATTTAAAGGTAGGACAAGCTAAACTAACCGAGAAAGTCGAAGGGATGGATAAAAGACTAGAAAAAGTAGAAAATGAGCAATACACTCTAGTTAAGGCTATTTCTGACCTACAGGGTTTTCGAGGTCTGATTGTCCCTATCCTTATCGGTGCCATGAGTGCCGCTATCGGTGCAATTATCACCGTTGCTATCCGAATTCTTTTCCTCGGTAACAATCCCTAAAATTCTCCAGTCTCACACCCCGAAAACTATTGATAACTTTAGGAGTCTAGCAAATGTCTAACGAAACTGTCACCTATTCCCTAGAAGCTGTCCTAACCAGAATTGAGAGTAAAATCGACTCCCTTGAAAAACGGATGAATGAGAGATTTGACAAGATAGAAGACCGGCTAACCAAAGTAGAAATCGGACAGGCCGAACTCAAGGCCGAGTTAAAAGGCGATATTAAAGTATTAGACGAAAAAATCGAGGGATTAACCGCACGGGTTGGTTATCAGGAGTTCACCAACCGGGGGATTCTGATAGCTTTGGTGGTTGCTGTCTTGGGAGGTGCTGCTAAACTTTTTGGTTTTTTCCCCAATCCCTAGAACTGGCTCCTAGAAATGGTTACTTCCCTTATGATCATAATAAATAGCTGCTCGAAAAACTCAAAAATCTATAGGAGTTTAGCAAATGTCTAACGAAACTGTCACCTATTCCCTAGAAGCTGTCCTAACCAGAATTGAGAGTAAAATCGACTCCCTTGAAAAACGGATGAATGAGAGATTTGACAAGGTAGATGAGAGATTTGACAAGGTAGAAGACCGGCTAACCAAAGTAGAAATCGGACAGGCCGAACTCAAGGCCGAGTTAAAAGGCGATATTAAAGTATTAGACGAGAAAATCGAGGGGTTAAAGGGAGAGTTAAAAGGAGATATTAAAGTATTAGACGAGAAAATCGAGGGATTAACGGCACGGGTTGGTTATCAGGAGTTCACCAACCGGGGGATTCTGATAGCTTTGGTGGTTGCTGTCTTGGGAGGTGCTGCTAAACTTTTCGGTTTTTTCCCCAATCCCTAGAACTGGCCACCAGAGACGTTTACAGCCATTAGGATTATAATAAATGACCGCTCAAAAACCCAAACTGTATAGAGGTATGGCAAAATGTCCAACGAAACTGTCACCTATTCCCTAGAATCGGTCCTTAAGGAAATTAAAGACAGCATCAAGGAAGTCAATCAGAAAATGGACACCTTGCAAAAAGATGTAAATGATTTAAAGGTAGGACAAGCTAAACTAACTGAGAAAGTCGAAGGGATGGATAAAAGACTAGAAAAAGTAGAAAATGAGCAATACACTCTAGTTAAGGCTATTTCTGACCTACAGGGTTTTCGAGGTCTGATTGTCCCTATCCTTATCGGTGCCATGAGTGCCGCTATCGGTGCAATTATCACCGTTGCTATCAGAATTCTTTTCCTCGGTAACAATCCCTAAAATTCTCCAGTCTCACACCCCGAAAACTATTGATAACTTTAGGAGTCTAGCAAATGTCTAACGAAACCGTCACCTATTCCCTAGAATCGGTCCTTAAGGAAATTAAAGACAGCATCAAGGAAGTCAATCAGAAAATGGACACCTTGCAAAAAGATGTCAATCAGAAAATGGACACCTTGCAAAAAGATGTCAATCAGAAAATCGATACCTTGCAAGAAGATGTAAATGATTTAAAGGTAGGACAAGCTAAACTAACTGAGAAAGTCGAAGGGATGGATAAAAGACTAGAAAAAGTAGAAAATGAGCAATACACTCTAGTTAAGGCTATTTCTGACCTACAGGGTTTTCGAGGTCTGATTGTCCCTATCCTTATCGGTGCCATGAGTGCCGCTATCGGTGCAATTATCACCGTTGCTATCAGAATTCTTTTCCTCGGTAACAATCCCTAAAATTCTCCAGTCTCACACCCCGAAAACTATTGATAACTTTGGGAGTTTAGCAGAATGTCTAACGAAACCGTCACCTATTCCCTAGAATCGGTCCTTAAGGAAATTAAAGACAGCATCAAGGAAGTCAATCAGAAAATGGACACCTTGCAAAAAGATGTCAATCAGAAAATCGATACTTTGCAAAGAGATGTAAATGATTTAAAGGTAGGACAAGCTAAACTAACCGAGAAAGTCGAAGGGATGGATAAAAGACTAGAAAAAGTAGAAAATGAGCAATACACTCTAGTTAAGACTATTTCTGACCTACAGGGTTTTCGAGGTCTGATTGTCCCTATCCTTATCGGTGCCATGAGTGCCGCTATCGGTGCAATTATCACCGTTGCGATTAGAATTCTTTTCCTCGGTAACAATCCCTAAAATTCTCCAGTCTCACACCCCGAAAACTATTGATAACTTTAGGAGTCTAGCAAATGTCTAACGAAACTGTAACTTATTCCCTAGAAGCTGTCCTAACCAGAATTGAAAGTAAAATCGACTCTCTGGAAAAACGGATGGATGAGAAAATCGACTCCCTTGAAAAGCGGATGAATGAGAGATTTGACAAGGTAGATGAGAGATTTGACAAGGTAGAGGACCGGCTAACCAAAGTAGAAATCGGACAGGCCGAACTCAAGGCCGAGTTAAAAGGCGATATTAAAGTATTAGACGAGAAAATCGAGGGATTAACGGCACGGGTTGGTTATCAGGAGTTCACCAACCGGGGGATTCTGATAGCTTTGGTGGTCGCTGTCTTGGGAGGTGCCGCTAAACTTTTCGGTTTTTTCCCCAATCCCTAGAACTGGCTCCTAGGCAAGGCTAGAGGCCTTATGATCATAATAAATGGCCGCTCAAAAACCCGAAAACCCCAGAGGAGTATAGCAAAATGTCTAACGAAACTGTAACTTATTCCCTAGAAGCTGTCCTAACTAGGATTGAGAGTAAAATCGACTCCCTTGAAAAACGGATGGATGAGAAAATCGACTCCCTTGAAAAACGGATGAATGAGAGATTTGACAAGGTAGATGAGAGATTTGACAAGGTAGATGAGAGATTTGACAAGGTAGAAGACCGGCTAACCAAAGTAGAAATCGGACAGGCCGAACTCAAGGGAGAGTTAAAAGGCGATATTAAAGTATTAGACGAGAAAATCGAGGGATTAACGGTACGGGTTGGTTATCAGGAATTTACCAACCGGGGGATTTTGATAGCTTTGGTGGTTGCTGTCTTGGGAGGTGCCGCTAAACTTTTCGGTTTTTTCCCCAATCCCTAGAAGTTACCCCCGATACTTAAACCTAACCTGAAATGGGAACTTGGGGTTTTGGGGAATTAGGGTTTTGGGGATTTTGGGGTTTTTAGTAGCCATTTATCGGCATTATTAGTCATGATGACGATCAGTCCTAAAACCTTATTATACTGACCATAAAGTTTTCTACCAGTCTCAATATCTAAATATTGGCATTTAACAGCAAATTTTAACCATACTTGGCTTTCTGCTGCTTCTGCTTCCGCATCATTTAATCTCAGCAAAAATGAACCC contains the following coding sequences:
- a CDS encoding DUF4164 family protein, with the protein product MSNETVTYSLEAVLTRIESKIDSLEKRMNERFDKIEDRLTKVEIGQAELKAELKGDIKVLDEKIEGLTARVGYQEFTNRGILIALVVAVLGGAAKLFGFFPNP
- a CDS encoding DUF4164 family protein — translated: MSNETVTYSLEAVLTRIESKIDSLEKRMDEKIDSLEKRMNERFDKVDERFDKVDERFDKVEDRLTKVEIGQAELKGELKGDIKVLDEKIEGLTVRVGYQEFTNRGILIALVVAVLGGAAKLFGFFPNP
- a CDS encoding DUF4164 family protein produces the protein MSNETVTYSLEAVLTRIESKIDSLEKRMDEKIDSLEKRMNERFDKVDERFDKVEDRLTKVEIGQAELKAELKGDIKVLDEKIEGLTARVGYQEFTNRGILIALVVAVLGGAAKLFGFFPNP
- a CDS encoding shikimate dehydrogenase, whose protein sequence is MSNETVTYSLESVLKEIKDSIKEVNQKMDTLQKDVNQKMDTLQKDVNQKIDTLQEDVNDLKVGQAKLTEKVEGMDKRLEKVENEQYTLVKAISDLQGFRGLIVPILIGAMSAAIGAIITVAIRILFLGNNP
- a CDS encoding four helix bundle protein codes for the protein MVQKPKKLLNTHEDLEVYQIAFNLAMEIFELSKKFPGSEKYSLIDQIRRSSRSVCANLAEAWRRRRYKGSFLLRLNDAEAEAAESQVWLKFAVKCQYLDIETGRKLYGQYNKVLGLIVIMTNNADKWLLKTPKSPKP
- a CDS encoding shikimate dehydrogenase, with protein sequence MSNETVTYSLESVLKEIKDSIKEVNQKMDTLQKDVNDLKVGQAKLTEKVEGMDKRLEKVENEQYTLVKAISDLQGFRGLIVPILIGAMSAAIGAIITVAIRILFLGNNP
- a CDS encoding M48 family metalloprotease; translation: MTITAFYVIVSGLFFVTTRLLLIPAGTGVIIALLLTGFLGGLILFIAPNLIDWTQKRLYRVRWVSLAEIKRDSPESAAVIGRVCREKGLKPPKLGIIEDGQPLAFTYGSRRGNARLVVSRGLFTYLDDEEVATVYAHELGHIWQGDFALMTICASFAHLSCYLDSFAQNQDNNFQDTVFLGLLSSIITIFRQIIVFCSLYLSRTREYFADHFAAQVTGNPNALARALVKIAFGLVQENAQSSPLSLSINVLNIAQEQDAIIAGNVYGIALESRRIGQSFLWDIYNPWAKWLELQSNHPLTGKRIGALANYAGQMDLDIEFSLGEILGQEIELDRKKLYQNFFLRLCLYYGWGLGFIIGVVIAGFLGLKFSSWAALGLILVAGGLGIIINRLASYPRLKNASFSDIFSLTDNPYSHPLPAIPVRLRGELIAQGKNFFLKDSTGIIPLAPNYRFGFWHKIRTTNPPMAAINNTSVQILGWFRRDLSPRLEWSQITHSGGNIRGYPRFWSLVSGFCLLVSGLIIAVTF
- a CDS encoding shikimate dehydrogenase, producing MSNETVTYSLESILKEIKDSIKEVNQKMDTLQKDVNQKMDTLQKDVNQKIDTLQEDVNDLKVGQAKLTEKVEGMDKRLEKVENEQYTLVKAISDLQGFRGLIVPILIGAMSAAIGAIITVAIRILFLGNNP
- a CDS encoding DUF4164 family protein; protein product: MSNETVTYSLEAVLTRIESKIDSLEKRMNERFDKVDERFDKVEDRLTKVEIGQAELKAELKGDIKVLDEKIEGLKGELKGDIKVLDEKIEGLTARVGYQEFTNRGILIALVVAVLGGAAKLFGFFPNP